A single region of the Coregonus clupeaformis isolate EN_2021a chromosome 16, ASM2061545v1, whole genome shotgun sequence genome encodes:
- the si:dkey-165a24.9 gene encoding G-protein coupled receptor 4: MSNNNDSCNLPLNTDTLGLTYIYSMAFSLGLPCNLLSLWGLYQLGRSGGGGCQLVYILNLLLSDLLQLLTLPLWILYLQGAHRWPYGRPSCEFVGYVFYVNVYASVVFLCLIALDRCLAIVHPLSSRGVRTVRVAAVSGVAVWTLTFLFCLGGLLPSVFDAERLLCLEQYPVSLRYAHFKIATVIMGFLLPCGILGYTSVRIGVTLQQSPSVSDQDRHKITGILVVITVIFIVVFGPYHLVGGYRFVSLLLIDDPCELEQSIFLCYRLCYGLTSLNTLLDPLFYIFLCHDARLELQRSLMPCLGRGHTAPKQVRLSLRGHPDPSDSV, translated from the exons ATGTCCAACAACAATGACAGCTGCAACCTCCCCCTGAACACCGACACACTTGGTCTCACCTACATCTACAGCATGGCCTTCTCACTGGGTCTCCCTTGCAACTTGCTGTCCCTCTGGGGACTGTACCAACTGGGCCGCTCCGGTGGGGGTGGCTGCCAGCTGGTCTACATCCTCAACCTGCTGCTTTCTGACCTCCTCCAGCTGCTCACCCTCCCCCTCTGGATCCTCTACCTCCAGGGGGCGCACCGATGGCCCTACGGCCGCCCCTCCTGCGAGTTCGTGGGCTACGTCTTCTACGTCAATGTCTACGCTAGCGTGGTGTTCCTCTGTTTGATAGCGTTGGACCGTTGCCTGGCGATAGTACACCCATTGAGTAGTCGTGGCGTGCGGACGGTGCGGGTGGCGGCAGTGTCTGGAGTGGCGGTCTGGACGCTGACCTTCCTGTTCTGTTTAGGCGGGTTGCTTCCATCGGTGTTCGACGCGGAGAGGCTGCTGTGTCTGGAGCAGTACCCCGTCAGCCTCAGATATGCCCACTTTAAGATCGCTACAGTCATCATGGGGTTCCTGCTGCCCTGTGGTATACTGGG TTACACCTCCGTCCGCATCGGGGTGACCCTCCAACAGTCGCCCTCCGTCTCCGACCAGGACCGTCACAAAATCACTGGCATCCTTGTCGTCATCACAGTCATCTTCATCGTCGTCTTCGGACCCTACCATCTGGTCGGGGGGTACCGTttcgtctccctcctcctcatagaCGACCCCTGCGAGTTGGAACAGTCCATTTTCCTGTGCTACCGGCTGTGCTACGGTCTGACCAGCCTCAACACCCTGCTGGACCCTCTGTTCTACATCTTCCTGTGTCACGACGCCCGTCTGGAGCTCCAAAGGTCCCTAATGCCCTGTCTGGGACGGGGGCACACAGCCCCCAAACAGGTCAGACTTAGTCTCAGAGGGCATCCTGATCCGAGTGACAGTGTGTAA
- the LOC121572603 gene encoding prostaglandin D2 receptor 2-like, whose translation MNTSSSPVYCPFIQAMVNVSVPSNSSARAGALNLAMVCLHGLVSSFGILENLLILWVVGFRVRRTVISVWILNLAASDLLSTASLPFFTIFLARGGTWTLGTTFCKLHSAVFFLNMFVSAFLLAAISLDRCLVVLKPVWAQNRRNIRLVGRVCGIIWALAVLCTLPYYLFRDTIRRRDGRVMCYYNYAQYSLVREFDLRELCEARQDALAFSKLLLAFILPLVVIVGSYVLVTIGIARRGRNRRSFRFVRLVVAVVVSFVVCWAPYHIFSVLEAVAQYQPSLRALVASGLPQSASLAFLNSVLNPILYVFSCPDLCGKIRQSLGAVLETVLAEDLGELSRRRSTQHSSISASELLLKGMRSHNNNPSLRGGDSRAEEEMEQEKPHPAD comes from the coding sequence ATGAACACTTCCAGCAGCCCTGTCTACTGCCCTTTCATCCAGGCCATGGTGAACGTCAGCGTGCCCTCCAACTCCTCAGCCAGAGCGGGGGCTTTGAACCTGGCTATGGTGTGTCTCCACGGCCTGGTCTCCTCCTTCGGTATCCTGGAGAACCTCCTCATCCTGTGGGTGGTGGGCTTCCGCGTCCGCCGCACAGTCATCAGTGTTTGGATCCTCAACCTGGCTGCCTCGGACCTCCTTTCCACAGCCTCCCTCCCCTTCTTCACCATCTTCCTGGCCCGCGGAGGCACTTGGACCCTGGGCACCACCTTCTGCAAGCTCCACTCCGCCGTCTTCTTCCTCAACATGTTTGTCAGTGCCTTCCTGCTGGCAGCCATCTCCCTGGACCGCTGTCTGGTGGTGCTGAAGCCCGTCTGGGCCCAGAACCGGAGGAATATACGCCTGGTTGGAAGAGTGTGTGGGATCATCTGGGCCCTGGCCGTACTCTGTACGCTACCATACTACCTGTTCCGGGATACTATTCGCCGGCGTGACGGGCGGGTCATGTGTTACTATAACTACGCCCAGTATTCCCTTGTTAGGGAGTTTGACCTAAGAGAGCTGTGTGAGGCTCGCCAGGATGCCCTGGCCTTCTCTAAGCTCCTCCTGGCCTTCATACTCCCCCTGGTGGTCATTGTGGGAAGCTACGTGTTGGTGACCATTGGCATCGCACGGCGTGGCCGCAACCGGCGCTCTTTCCGCTTTGTGCGGCTAGTGGTAGCGGTGGTAGTGAGTTTTGTGGTCTGCTGGGCTCCGTACCACATCTTCAGCGTCCTGGAAGCTGTAGCCCAGTATCAACCCTCCCTCCGGGCCCTAGTGGCCAGCGGCCTGCCCCAATCCGCCAGTCTAGCCTTCCTCAACAGTGTGCTAAACCCCATCCTCTATGTGTTCAGCTGCCCGGACCTGTGCGGTAAGATCAGACAATCTCTGGGAGCGGTGCTGGAGACCGTGCTGGCGGAAGACCTAGGGGAGTTGTCACGGCGACGCAGCACCCAACACTCCTCTATCAGTGCTTCAGAGCTGCTGCTGAAGGGGATGAGGTCCCACAACAACAACCCCAGCCTGAGAGGAGGAGACTCCAGggcggaggaggagatggagcagGAGAAGCCACACCCTGCTGATTGA